The Terriglobales bacterium genome contains the following window.
GAGCTTCGGAGGCGGCGCTCAGGGGCGGGGCGGCCGGGTTGGGGGCGGGCGCCGAGGCGGGCTTCTGTGCCGCCGCCGAGGAGACGGCGAGCAGCGTGGCCAGGAGCGCCAGCGCGGCGGCGGATTGTCGCAGGCAAACCACTGGGAGCGGCGGGGAGACAGGGGAATTGTAGGGCGAGAGGGGAACAGCTTGCCAAATTTTCTCGGGACGTGGGCGCCGAGACCTACGAAACCCAGAGCATGAGCCCCTTCTTGACGATCCAGACGTCTTCTTTCTTTTCCAGCAGCACCATGTACCCCGCGCCGCACAACCAATCGCAGGAGGTATCGACGCGTAGCAAGGCCTGTTTGCCATCGGAACTGAAGGCCACTCGGGACAACCTAGTGAAGCCCTGGGAATCGGGGAACTTGCGGTAGAAGCCGTCCCAGCCGAAGTCAGGGTTCTTTGCGCCCTGCTTGAAGATGCCATCAATCTCCTCTTGAGAAACGAACGTGACGTTGAGGGATGTCTCAAAGTGGTTTTCCACAGGCGCTGCCGCCTTGTTCCGTGTCAGGAACACATCCACCAAGCCGGGATCCATCCCCTGCAGCCCCCCCTTCACGTACTTGCTCCAGTTCGGTTCGTCCTTCTCCTTATAGGGTCCGCCAGTGTGATCCACGATGACCAGCGTCTTGAGTTGCTTACTGGGTAACTCATCCTCAGCGAAGTGCTTAGACCGCAGAACAGTGCGCAGATAGGCGTTGTAGACCGCGTACTCGTCGGGCGTTACCGCATCCTCAGCCGCCGGCTTCTGAGCTGCGCCCGGTGTCGGCCAGATCAGCGCCAGCAACACAACCGCAACGAAGAGGGCTTTCGCCTTCATAGGTCTCCTCTGATTCGAAGATTCTAAAGCGAGTTGCCCGCCGGGAATAGGGGTCCTTCACTAGCTCAGTCGCTCGCTCCCTCGCCGCGTTCAGGATGACAAACAAGAGATTGGGGCGCCGCTTGGCGGCGCCCCGGCTGAGAACTGGGAACCGGGAACCGGCAACTGCTCCTACGGAGCTTCGATCAATTCCATCTTCCCGTCCTTGGTGCGGTGCAGGACCTTGACCTTGCCGTTGGTGTCGCGGAAGACGAAGACGTCGCGGTCACGGAACTCGGCTTCCTTGATGGCTTCCTCCAGGGTCATGGGGCGGAGGGAGACCGAGTCCTGGGAGCGCACCAGGTGGGCTTCGGTGGTGCGGGCCACGGGCGGGTAGGCGTGCACCACCAGGGGAACGGCGGTGGCGGCGGTGGCGCCGATGGCGAACTGCACCTGCTCCTCGGCCTGGCTGCGGGCCTCGAATTTCTTGCGTGCCTGGCGCTTGCGGGTGCGCCAGCGCGCCTTGTACTTCACCGTCTGCTTCTCGATGCGGTCCAGGGCCTGGGTGATGGCCAGGCCCATGTCGGTGGCCTCGCCGATGCCCACCAGGGCCTGGTTGCGGACGGTGAGCGCGATCTCGGCGATGTAGCGGTACTTCTCGCAGGCCAGGATCACGTGCGTGTCGAAGTTGTCGCCCAGGAGCTTTCTCAGCTTGGCCAGGCCTTGTTCGATCTGCTTGCGGATGAGGGGAGTCACTTCGTACTGCCGGCCGGTGTATTCCACGTTCATTTGCTCCCTCCTCAGAACCACCCGCTCCGTCCAGGTGCGGCGGGACGGGCCACACTGCGGGGCCAAACAACCTAACTTTTCACCCTGCGCTGGTGGGTGCTCGGGATGCGCATGTCCTCCCGGTACTTCGCGACCGTGCGACGAGTGACCTGGATGCCCTGCGACTGGAGGATGCGGGTGATCTGCTCGTCGGTCAACGGCCGGGTGGGGTCTTCCTCTTCGATGAGCTTCTTGACGCGGCGCTTGAGAATGACCAGGGAGGTGCCGCCGCCCTCCGGGCCCTGCACGCTCTCGCTGAAGAAGTAGCGCAGTTCGAAGACGCCCTGGGGAGTGTGGGCGTACTTGCCGGCCACGGCGCGGCTCACGGTGGAGGGGTGGACGCCGATCTCCTCTGCTACTTCCTTGATCATCATGGGCTTGAGGTGGTCGAGGCCGCGGTCGAGGAAGTCGCGCTGGCGGCCCAGGATGGCGTAGCAGACCTTGAGGATGGTCTGCTTGCGCTGCTCGATGTTCTTGATGAGCTGGATGGCGGACTTGTAGCGCTCCTTGACGTAGTTGCGCACGTCCTTCTCGGCGGCGCCGCGGGTGAGCAGGCGGCAGTAGGCGGGATTGAGGCGGAGTTGGGGAACGTCGTCGTCGTTCATCACCACCAGGTACTCGTCGCCCTGCTTGACGAAGGCGACGTCGGGCTCGATGAGGCGGGGCTCGACGCGGTTGTAGCGCAGGCCGGGCTTGGGATCGAGGGTGCGGACGAACTCGATGGCCTGCATAACCGCCTCCACCGGGCGCCCCATGGCCTTGGCGGCCTCGCGGTACTGCTTCAACTGCACGGCGTGGAGTTGGGTGTCGACCAGGGCGAGGGCGTCGGCCAGGAGCTGGGCGGTGTCGGCGCCGTTGCCGTTGCTGTGACCGTTGGCGCGCGTCTGATGCATGTGCTGATGGTAGCGGAGTTGGGCCAGCAGGCACTCGCGCAGGTCGCGGGCGGCGACTCCGACCGGGTCCATCTGGCGCACCAGCTCGATGGCCTCCTGCAGCGCGGCGCGGTCGAAGGCGGGCGTGGCGGCGGGAGCGGGAGGCTCAGCGGGGGCGGCGTGCGCGGGAAGCGGGGCCGGGGCGGGCTCGGGCGCCACGCCACCTTCCGCGGTGGGCGCAGCGGCTTCGCGTTCCTCCTCTTCCCCGTCCTCGAGCAGGGGCACGCCGGCCTCGGCCGCGACCAGGCCCAGCAGCTCGTCGTCGCTGGCGGTGAGGTAGCCGTCCTCGTTGAGGTTGCCGATGATGAGTTCGGCGGCCTCGCGCACCTCCGGGCGCACGTTCATGGCGCCCAACTGCCACATCAGGTGGTCGGTGAGGGTGGCGGGGCGGGAGAGGAAGTTCTCGAAGGAGGGCTTGTCGATCTCTTCGGACTGGGGGCTGCGGTAGCCGGGGTCGAGATAGTTCTGGAAGAAGGAGCCGAAGTCGATCTCGTCGAAGGGGTCCTTCTTCTCGTTGGCCAGCACCGGCTCTTCCGGGACCTCTTCGCGCTCGCGCTTCTCCTGGCGGCCGGCCACCTCGTCGAGCAGCGGCACCTGCGCGTCCAGCTCCTCCAGGATGGGGTTCTCCATGATCTCGGCGGTGATCATGTCCTTGAGCTCCAGCTTGTTGAGCGCCAGCACGCTCACCATCTGCACGAGCCCGGGCGTGAGGATCTGCTTTTGCGAGACCCGCAGGTTCAATCTGGGCTGGAGCAGGACCATGGGTTTTCCTGACGTGGGCGGGGCCGCGGCCCCGCCGCCGGAATCAGACCAGGGAGAAACTCTCTCCCAGGTAGACGCGTTTGACCTCCGGATCGTTGCCGAGCTGCTCGGGCGTGCCCGAGCGGAAGATCCTGCCTTCGTTGATGATGTAGGCGCGATCGGTGACCGACAGGGTCTCGCGCACGTTGTGGTCGGTGACCAGCACCCCGATGCCGCTGGCCTTCAGGTCGAAGATGATCTTCTGCAGGTCGAGGACGGCGATGGGGTCGATGCCGGAAAAAGGCTCGTCCAGCAGGATGAAGGCGGGGGTGATGCACAGGGCGCGGGCGATCTCCACCCGCCGGCGCTCGCCTCCTGACAGGGCGTAGCCGCGGTTCTTGCGGATGTAGCCCAGGCCGAGCTGGTCGATGAGTTCCTCCAGCCGCTCCCGGCGCTCGTGCCAGGAGATGGGCTGGGCCTCCAGCACCGCCAGGATGTTCTCCTCCACCGTCAGCTTGCGGAAGACGGAGGGCTCCTGGGGCAGGTAGCTGATGCCGTGGTTGCGCGCCCGCAGGTACATGGGCACGGTGGTGAGGTCGGTGCCGTTGATGTGGATGCGCCCGGTGTCGGCGGGGGTGAGGCCCACGATCATGTAGAAGGTGGTGGTTTTCCCGGCGCCGTTGGGCCCGAGCAGGCCCACCACTTCCCCCTGGGCGACCTCCAGACTGACGCCGTCGACTACCCTTCGCCCTCGGTACGATTTGCCGAGCTCGTCGGTCGCCAGGGTCGACATCTATTTACTGACTCGCGTCCGGGTGACGGTGCGTGTGGAACCCTTGCTTTCCACGAGCACCCTATCATCGCGACTGAAGAAAGTCAACGAATCCCCGGTCACAGAGCCGTGTTCGGCATCAAAAATGCTAGGAGAACCGCCCGTCAGGACGAATTTACCGTCCTCCGGGGTATAGACCAGGTGGTCGCCCTGGGCTTGGCGGCCGCCCTCCTGCACCCGGATATGGCCCTCGGCCAGCACCCGCTCCACCCGGCTGGCGCTGGGAGGCGCCCCGGGCTCGGCCCGCTCCGCCCGCGGCGCCAGCACCACCGTGGCCTGGTCGGCGGTGAGGGTGGCGTCGGCGCTCTTGCTGGTGACGCCGCCTTCGAGGTGGGCCTGGCGCTCGGCGTCCACGTAGCTCAGGCGCCCGCAAAGCACGTTGACCGGGATGACCCTCCCCTTCTGGCTCTCCTCCACGAAGACGGTGGAGACCAGCTCGCCCCCGGCGGCCTGGGCGGTCAGGGTGCGGTGCGGGCGGTCAAAGGTGATGACCGGGGCCTGCACGATGTTGGCGCCCTGCCAGAGGCGGGCCTGGCCGCTGTAGCGCGCCACCCCGGTGTCCTGGCGCGCGGTGGCCGAGCGCGCGGTCACGTGGATGGGGTCGGAAGAGGCCAGCAGCGCGCCCCCGGGCTGCTCCTTCAGGTCCACATAGGTGGATTTCACGTCGCCCTCGGCCGTGGCCTGGCCGCTGCGGCGGTCGAAGCGGATGGTCTGGGCGGTGGTGGTGAGGCCGCTCTCGCTCACCCGGGGCGCGCCGGTGAGCACCAGGGTGTCGTCGGCGGGGAGGTAGCGCGCCTGCCCGGCGGTGGCGGTGCGCGGCCCCTCGCTGTATTGCACCTGGCCCTCCTGCAGCACCCCCGCGATGCCGCCGCGGGGAGCGAAGCTCACGGTCAGCGACTGGCTGGTGCTGACCCGGTCGGGCTTGCCGGGGGTGGCCGAGACGATGCGGGTGTTGGGGGCTCCGTGCAGGCTCCGCAGGTGGTTGCGGGCGTCGAAGGAGGCCTGGAACTGGTCGGCGGTGACCACGGTGGAGCCGCCCAGCGCCGTCCCCGGCGCGGGCAGCAGGGTGATCTGGGCGGGGCCGGCGGTGACGGCCTGGTCCAGCCGTTTCCCGTCCTTGACAAAGAAATCCACTGCCTGGGCGGTCAGGTCCACGCCCTGGGCCGCCGGGCTCTTGCCCTGGGCGGGCCGCGGCGGCTGGGTGAAGCGGACCCCGTCCACGGCGGAGACTTTGCGGAGGCGGTTGCGCGGCCCGAAGTCGAGCAGGGCACGCCCGGCGGTGCCGCTGGCCACGGTCTCGCCCGCAAGCTCCAACGCCACCCCTCCGCTGAGCGCCGCCGAGCGCACCTGGTTGCGCGCGCCCATGCGGAAGTCGGCCTGGGGAGCGCGCAGCAGGGCGCTGGTGGGACCGTGGGCGGCGCCGCGCACGTCGCCGGAGGCCACGGCGCGGTCGAGGGTGTTGTCGTCGCGCAGGAAGAAGGTCAGCTTCTGGCACTCCAGGGAGCGCTCTGCCTGCTCGACGCG
Protein-coding sequences here:
- the raiA gene encoding ribosome-associated translation inhibitor RaiA, with the protein product MNVEYTGRQYEVTPLIRKQIEQGLAKLRKLLGDNFDTHVILACEKYRYIAEIALTVRNQALVGIGEATDMGLAITQALDRIEKQTVKYKARWRTRKRQARKKFEARSQAEEQVQFAIGATAATAVPLVVHAYPPVARTTEAHLVRSQDSVSLRPMTLEEAIKEAEFRDRDVFVFRDTNGKVKVLHRTKDGKMELIEAP
- the rpoN gene encoding RNA polymerase factor sigma-54, giving the protein MVLLQPRLNLRVSQKQILTPGLVQMVSVLALNKLELKDMITAEIMENPILEELDAQVPLLDEVAGRQEKREREEVPEEPVLANEKKDPFDEIDFGSFFQNYLDPGYRSPQSEEIDKPSFENFLSRPATLTDHLMWQLGAMNVRPEVREAAELIIGNLNEDGYLTASDDELLGLVAAEAGVPLLEDGEEEEREAAAPTAEGGVAPEPAPAPLPAHAAPAEPPAPAATPAFDRAALQEAIELVRQMDPVGVAARDLRECLLAQLRYHQHMHQTRANGHSNGNGADTAQLLADALALVDTQLHAVQLKQYREAAKAMGRPVEAVMQAIEFVRTLDPKPGLRYNRVEPRLIEPDVAFVKQGDEYLVVMNDDDVPQLRLNPAYCRLLTRGAAEKDVRNYVKERYKSAIQLIKNIEQRKQTILKVCYAILGRQRDFLDRGLDHLKPMMIKEVAEEIGVHPSTVSRAVAGKYAHTPQGVFELRYFFSESVQGPEGGGTSLVILKRRVKKLIEEEDPTRPLTDEQITRILQSQGIQVTRRTVAKYREDMRIPSTHQRRVKS
- the lptB gene encoding LPS export ABC transporter ATP-binding protein, with translation MSTLATDELGKSYRGRRVVDGVSLEVAQGEVVGLLGPNGAGKTTTFYMIVGLTPADTGRIHINGTDLTTVPMYLRARNHGISYLPQEPSVFRKLTVEENILAVLEAQPISWHERRERLEELIDQLGLGYIRKNRGYALSGGERRRVEIARALCITPAFILLDEPFSGIDPIAVLDLQKIIFDLKASGIGVLVTDHNVRETLSVTDRAYIINEGRIFRSGTPEQLGNDPEVKRVYLGESFSLV
- a CDS encoding LptA/OstA family protein → MPVPVQRLRRAFALSAAAIVVVVAGFYVYARLRARPIIPGPVRSAGSEVQQSTTGFTYSHSEGGRTLFTIRASKEIQLKQSGRIQLQDVSIVVYGRQANRYDQIYGSDFEYDPQSGEISAPGEVNIDLENDLEGPLRPDQVPPKELKNPIHLSTHGMTFNRNTGFASATGTIEFRVPQASGSAVGAYYDSRANLLTLRSQVRVKLAGPQGATVLADHALFTKEPRQAELDSVRVEQAERSLECQKLTFFLRDDNTLDRAVASGDVRGAAHGPTSALLRAPQADFRMGARNQVRSAALSGGVALELAGETVASGTAGRALLDFGPRNRLRKVSAVDGVRFTQPPRPAQGKSPAAQGVDLTAQAVDFFVKDGKRLDQAVTAGPAQITLLPAPGTALGGSTVVTADQFQASFDARNHLRSLHGAPNTRIVSATPGKPDRVSTSQSLTVSFAPRGGIAGVLQEGQVQYSEGPRTATAGQARYLPADDTLVLTGAPRVSESGLTTTAQTIRFDRRSGQATAEGDVKSTYVDLKEQPGGALLASSDPIHVTARSATARQDTGVARYSGQARLWQGANIVQAPVITFDRPHRTLTAQAAGGELVSTVFVEESQKGRVIPVNVLCGRLSYVDAERQAHLEGGVTSKSADATLTADQATVVLAPRAERAEPGAPPSASRVERVLAEGHIRVQEGGRQAQGDHLVYTPEDGKFVLTGGSPSIFDAEHGSVTGDSLTFFSRDDRVLVESKGSTRTVTRTRVSK